One window of Actinomycetota bacterium genomic DNA carries:
- a CDS encoding response regulator produces MAARVLVVDDDPMVTRLVRINLELEHFEVEEAWDGKTAMRMMRENPPDLLVLDIMMPQMDGWEILKMIREDERLKELPVVVLTAKVQDEDIARGWRMGADGYIVKPFNPVILGEELRKVLEAGPEGRRARREEAIDRYKDIYIEDMP; encoded by the coding sequence ATGGCTGCACGCGTGCTGGTAGTTGACGACGATCCCATGGTGACCCGGCTCGTGCGTATCAACCTCGAGCTGGAACACTTCGAGGTGGAGGAGGCCTGGGACGGGAAGACGGCCATGAGGATGATGAGGGAGAACCCGCCCGACCTGCTGGTGCTGGACATCATGATGCCCCAGATGGACGGCTGGGAGATCCTGAAGATGATACGCGAGGACGAGCGACTGAAGGAGCTGCCCGTTGTGGTGCTCACCGCCAAGGTGCAGGACGAGGATATCGCCCGGGGATGGAGGATGGGTGCCGACGGTTATATCGTGAAGCCGTTCAACCCCGTGATCCTGGGCGAAGAGCTGCGCAAGGTGCTGGAAGCCGGCCCGGAGGGGCGGCGGGCTCGGCGCGAGGAAGCCATCGATAGGTACAAGGACATCTACATCGAGGACATGCCCTGA